The DNA window ACCGCTGGATGGTATTATGTTTTCGTAATTATTATCATCTAAAATTATTCCTCCAGCCAGAATTTCTCCATGGTCGTTTATGTTATCCATGGGATCTTCAAGATCTTCTGTGTTCACTTTTATGAAATCGGCATCCAATCCTTTTCTTTCCAAAAATTCTTTGATTAGTTCGTATTCAAATCCGTATAAATTTCCTTCTTTTTCCTCTATCATATAAGGGGTTTCAATGTAGTAGACCTTAACCTCGGCTGTCTTTTTTATAGCAATTAAATATATAAAAACAACAAAAGCTGCACCAATGGTTATTTCAACAAAAGCTACATCCGGTGCATTCAAAAGAAAAAACAATACAGAAATTGCAACAGAAAAAACCCCATAGCCAATGATCACGTTAATATAACTTTTTTGTGATAATATGTATAATGAAAGAACGATCAAACTTAAGAAGAGAAAAATTATAGAATAGCTCATTTGTTTTCTCTGCCAACCTTTTCCCCGGACTTTGCAGCGTGATAAGCTATTATCGAAGAGATTGCTGGATTCAAAACTAGAATAATGATAAACAATATGAGTAATCTACCCATGTTTTCAGGGTATTTTAGCATCAGTGAGATTATAACGGAGATTATTCCTACTGTATCTGCTATCCCGATTGCTTGAATTTTAGAATAGAAATCCTCCATCGTAAACAATCCTAAGGTTCCAGAAAGCAAAAATATTATCCCTATTCCCATTAAAATGTTGGCGATCATCTTTTATTACCCCCTCTTTCCAGGTACGACGAGACTATCAAAACACCCCATATGTTAAGAATTAAGAAAATAATTATAACGTCCAAAAGAAAAGATTGATCTGAAAGAAGGGAAAAAACCAACATCAGAATGACCGCTTTTGAAGAAAACGAAGAATAGGAAAGTAACTTTTCCCATGTTGATTTTGT is part of the Petrotoga sibirica DSM 13575 genome and encodes:
- a CDS encoding DUF4040 domain-containing protein; its protein translation is MSYSIIFLFLSLIVLSLYILSQKSYINVIIGYGVFSVAISVLFFLLNAPDVAFVEITIGAAFVVFIYLIAIKKTAEVKVYYIETPYMIEEKEGNLYGFEYELIKEFLERKGLDADFIKVNTEDLEDPMDNINDHGEILAGGIILDDNNYENIIPSSGILLSKLYAVGQPNKTCLGIFMPNLKSKSFEDLDDDFIIDAVRFRKIVMGEERLLSKKIEIIKDTSYRIIFYKRDKSLARDFNKFLEEIKSDTEYYENLVRRYIG
- a CDS encoding monovalent cation/H(+) antiporter subunit G codes for the protein MIANILMGIGIIFLLSGTLGLFTMEDFYSKIQAIGIADTVGIISVIISLMLKYPENMGRLLILFIIILVLNPAISSIIAYHAAKSGEKVGRENK
- a CDS encoding monovalent cation/H+ antiporter complex subunit F, translated to MILIKLITTKSTWEKLLSYSSFSSKAVILMLVFSLLSDQSFLLDVIIIFLILNIWGVLIVSSYLERGGNKR